The Toxotes jaculatrix isolate fToxJac2 chromosome 14, fToxJac2.pri, whole genome shotgun sequence genomic interval ATCGAGGTTAGAAACTTTCATCCTcaaagaaaagtaaaactttGAGAGCTGTTCAGAGAGCACATCGTCTGATGAGTGGGTCCATCTAAATCTCCAACATTATCAACACAACTGTAGCCACACATGACACAGGAGCAGACAGCACGGCGCCAAGTTACAGCAGcttaaattaaaacactgtcattttctcacagtttgtgtctgttcatatttttatcTGTGCAATAAGTGTTTTTACAGTAAGAACAGTCACTGTGATCTATGCTGTGGTGTAGTTTGTCTTACAGTTACTATCATACTGTCATCTGTAGTGTTCAGACTCTTTGCTGTGCCTCTCCAAactcagctcagctgcttcctgtttgctttaattacccctgactggagtccacctgtggtaaacTGCACTGATTGGACAGGCCCCCACCTGTGTATATAAGGCCCACAGTTCACACTGCAGGTCAGCCATGAGTACCTGAAGAAAAAACAGGCTCGGTTTCATGAATGTACTGGAGGAGACCCTTTAAACTAATAACCTGCCTTATTTTTCTTTGCCTCAGTGATTAGATCTGTCCCATGTTTGCAGCGATGCTTCTGATGGACAGCTCTGATGGACGTGGACTCATTCTGAGCACTGCATGTTTTCACTGTAGAAACTGTGAACCTTAGAGAGGAAGCTCGCGTCACTGATCTGAACCAACACACCTGAACTATAAgagaacaacagaaacagaaaagcgTCAGTTTGACAGCTACGGTAAAACAATGCGAGTTTAATGAACCGTGTGAAAAATGAGGGGGCACCCGGATTTGAACCGGGGACCTCTTGATCTGCAGTCAAATGCTCTACCACTGAGCTATACCCCCTGACAACAGCAATGAGCCACAGCTTATCTTTAAAGATAATCACAGGTGTGTCCGTTATCGAGTCGCTGTGGTGTGAACACACTGAGATGTATATGACTCTGTAGTTACGGACAAACAGACCATAGATATGTAGTTCAGCACTAATGAACCGCTGTCTCTTCACCTCTCGATAAAACATTCCTTCCGCCTCAAACCGGATGTGTCGCACTTGAAACGCGACTTTACCGGACACTGAAGCAGACGGAAAAGAAAGTGGAAGAGACAGCGTCGCAATGGTATGGTACAACTTAAATTTCATATTCTATCATCTGTGGCCATTTCGAGTCCATGTCATAGTTTTCTGTCGATAAGCCGGTGTTTATCCCAGGGCCTCAGGGCCTCTCTCCTGGGTCTGTATCCGCTCCTGAGGCCGGTAGTGCTGGATTTGATTAGTCACTCCAGCTAATGCTAGTTAGCTCCGCTGTGAGTGCGGGAGTTAGAGTCAGCTTCTTCAGGTTTAACGTGAGTAAATGTTGAGCAGGTCTGTCCACTGCCCGTGGTCTGCTGGTCCTAATCCACGTCCCCTCTGACCGTGTGACAGACACATAATCCTTTATCTGCCTCCGTTCTTACTGTTACTGTGTGATTATACCTGAATAACAATAAACgtatctgtctctcacacaaacTTCAAATTACAATGTAAGAATAAAAATTACAATAGGTCTGATCGACAGCAGAATATAATTTATACAcaacattttttggcatttgtttgtttctggtaACAAGAGCGATGCAGTAACTGTCTTCAGCGCCCCCCAGCGGTAGTAACCAGTGATACACGTTAGCGACCATGGTCAGTGGACAGACTGCAGTAATGCTACGACTCTTTGAAGGAAGCCGTTCCTTTCCACGGTCGTTCTCACTGCTCCTGTAAAGCAGAGGCGGTAACCTGACCCCCaagtcagccaatcagcattTAGTGCAGGGCAGGGCGATGAGGAGAGAGTAGCAACAGTTGCTATAGTCCTGGTGACAACCAGGGCAGGCAGAGCAAACCTGGGAGCAGAGATAAGAACAGATCCTGCTGTCTGTTAACACTGTCTGTGGTTTATTAATGCTGTCTGTGGTCTGTCGCctgtcttttgtctgtctgtcgtCTGTACCTGACAGAACACCCGGGGACTCCGCTCTCAGCTCAAAGACAGTATACCTGTGGCAGGCCTCTGTCCTCAGGGACAGTATGGAGTTCAGGACTCGCTGCGGAGCGGGTGAGCCTTTAACTTTAGCTGCTGCTGTACATtgagtgacagaggaggatgatgggagaTGGAGTCTTGGCAGTTTGTCTAAATATTGTTGCACGTTAACTCAACATGGCTGCTGCTTGTTGTTCTTCTGTTGCTGAGCAGCTTCACCAGTGTGAAGAATGAGCTCCTTCCCAGCCACCCCCTGGAGCTGTCGGAGAAGAACGTGAGTAATTCTGAGCTGGAAGAGAATGAAGGAGTGAACGaatgaaggaatgaatgaatcGACCACAGGGGCAGGTTCAGGTACAGGTCCTGTAGAGTACCTGTTAGTGCAGTGAAGGTGGTGACCTGCCCACGATCTACCTGGTCCAACGGGCCAGTACAACTGGAAACACCTGAGATTTGCAGGGTCTtaagtgtgacacactgatgTTAACCACAGGCCACACGAGTCCTTTACAACACTGCACACCACAGGTTTGTTTACAGGTGCTTACCTGTACCTGtgaagaaacacacaggaagctcTGTGACATCCAGGAGCCACACTCCTACCTGCACTGCAGCCACAGTTCATGTCTCAGTGACCCTGATTTCACTGTGGacagcaaaggaggaagtgaaTGTTTagtttatgttatgtttatgtttagtAGTGGTGATtatgactgactgaatgaatgaatgaatgaatgagtgagtgaactTGTTCCGGGGCGGCTCACAGCTGTTGTCTCTGTGATGTCCAGTTCCAGCTGAACCAGGACAAGATGAATTTCTCGACTCTCAGAAACATCCAGGGTCTTCATGCTCCACTCAAACTGCAGATGGAGTACAGGGCAGCCAGACAGGTAACTCTGCCCCTCCCCGCTGTCCCCTGTCCTCTCCCCCCTGTCCCCCGTCCCCACTCCTCTTGCTTCTCAgatgttttcaggtttatttttaaagtcaGTCCCATGTCCTCATGCCTGTCCGTCCTCCCTGCAGATCCAGCGCCTGCCGTTCCTACAGAGTTCAAACCTGGCTCTGGACACGCTGCGAGGCAGTGACGAGTCCATCGGCTTTGAGGACATCCTCAACGGTGAGAACCTCGTCCTGTGTGCACCACCTGTGACCGAAGTGAACGGTGTGAGTGTGAACGCTGAACAccaccctgtgtttgtgtgtgtcccctTTCAGATCCAGCTCACAGCGAGATGATGGGAGAGCCTCACATGATGGTGGAATACAAACTGGGACTGTTGTGAAAGAAGACGGACACAGATCCACACACATGCTTCTTTATTTGTTTCTAACATAACAAGTGACCAGCTCAGGCTCTGGGACTTgatgggtgggtgtgtgggtgggggtgggaggggccAGGGTAGACCAGGAGGCTTCCAGTTCTCTGATTTGTATGATTCCAGTCTGACTTGTGTTTCTAATAAACTTGACCTTCCTCACGCTGTGGGCTCATCTGTCTCACCAGGAGCAGTCATGTGATCCTTTGTGAGTATGTGCTGACCACCAGCAGCTTGGTCAGTGAAGGGGATCGACTCCCGtcatgaggaggagaaagatgcTGACACTGAGCTTTTCTTCCCATAAAGTACAGGCTACTGCAAACCTACAAagagcagacaaacaaaagtttattttttattgtttgtgacTGAACCATGTGACACCTGAAGAGTCGGATACTGGTCGTAGTTTAAAGTAAACCAGGTTGGGCCTGATGCTTTCCCCTTTACTGAGAAACCAGTTTCCCTGTTGGTTTACT includes:
- the LOC121193164 gene encoding proteasome maturation protein; this encodes MNTRGLRSQLKDSIPVAGLCPQGQYGVQDSLRSGFTSVKNELLPSHPLELSEKNFQLNQDKMNFSTLRNIQGLHAPLKLQMEYRAARQIQRLPFLQSSNLALDTLRGSDESIGFEDILNDPAHSEMMGEPHMMVEYKLGLL